In the Mya arenaria isolate MELC-2E11 chromosome 11, ASM2691426v1 genome, one interval contains:
- the LOC128208303 gene encoding uncharacterized protein LOC128208303 isoform X8 codes for MDTASVCSALDNFDFDTSFCSLKSTDLMDPPGDLTDQLALVQQMVVEMKTGFTRAMEELSKIQYGDQTLQQQLADNTQQCHSEITSVSRTVQDLKGAVERLSGKLDEVSEAQIGLQEKLDTYQTDKTMLLEELERSGALSEQARLRLCGSSVQENNNTIPPEVGPMVHPYLNSLQHMHREDYNSDSSLTAAVSRSLNLTQALGEKCLNLDLSTTSSDDEDNSRHSRSRSGSSHRAVSHQRKFQYEDSPARPSQKIPPHEQFLGEVRREEAVRDMVEVEREYCGQLWALMEDFMNPLRDETIMARREFSLLFPPYIPHLYEQHCIILRKLEERVKKWKHGGVIGDVFAKFTESQDGEGLMLYKDFINDFPTIINTMNKWFAHSPHFRELMQSQYLANAPVLQLLLAPLQQIPKYSLLLKSLLKATSVDHPDRYYLESSLARLKQFLTSMNDDLEQAMMAINGNGQHVKRVHEAGISARSKSSASSGEVNPMSRDSGIHSNEEERAKSPMSPNSSRRYLLQMLREKREHRAQEVGAGTPRGKKTATYSSNPDLPAQLQSLQDGRMSPHLASLPQSRMFSSLSKLPLPRENSTNRRSRSRKQPEQTTINPHYLRPLTPQVLQNSKSAHNFDSSMKREEYAERMRQRPQSAMEFSYRGRNHGDEYLDLLAHQASLAISPPHSSSSDRSRQELQMSLQKLLAETNNLPDDYSDHEHDLADGHVSYHKQFLATKNKIQKHKQNMAKEGVDIIQDDFGIYGDDDEDDNDIDDTQQEVKPMKLLTDSHRPKIMVPRWRQNTSPQPPSYNQSVAAAGRKPGNTEANLAASLAQSLFDTGQQHSDTLPKEKRGPDSPRKTTVGMHNASHEKGSLKRKSKTRTADSPRRSPVRQSPVPCDSTSKSVAKSLSFDTAPNRPSNLPLKQNNNANAQNQQQSASSTEQSDNDKPKRNSVTKLSDVIAYTADCLEKKELVNLADADSDSDSEEKLERVSDIPGGKLSVSDILANHNMKVSSVDVGSSGEMTGDEMDKGTASDKQRVNGNNNSKNKADTDSVVFYFQHRDQINKGNTESHESQRSPTFINTSMDKTSTPKTEYKPLPTNSLKDGFGNFSKKETGRRVRSDEAKPEAVINPSDKDMSQHTSRISSVDSTCSAESEASESSTKERVLKAVDQLRMSFERKKQLTEERRQSQSLTQPRDLSSPTSPTSTVPIQKHFNDLSLNNKGEEQKSPVMKSFSTPVRPSEHENGVDQLEQKHGMYFKKTGQTKLKYQSETASARQIQHKMERAASPTGRTPSPINLNSPYEKFKTQVEASNLAKPKQKNSGPLRNSFEGSLIPKRSKSPTRSSAERERPKSSTDFLRQESKDGQNKNSTKETKIPVLKKASGGTLSKSSEDISKLKKKSAFKDQLKHIFGRKKKKSKLYSCNGYDPDEEYNNHVTIATEPSFQHTDDDEGFFPLRADRRANSASHILQNYQFEENDPVSAV; via the exons ATGGATACTGCCTCCGTCTGCTCTGCCCTCGATAACTTTGACTTCGATACCAGCTTCTGTTCTCTAAAAAGCACAG ACCTGATGGATCCACCAGGAGACCTGACAGACCAGCTGGCTCTG GTTCAGCAGATGGTAGTTGAGATGAAGACAGGGTTCACACGTGCCATGGAGGAGCTGTCCAAGATACAGTACGGGGATCAGACTCTGCAACAGCAACTAGCCGACAACACCCAGCAGTGCCACTCCGAGATTACCTCTGTCAGTCGTACAGTTCAGGATCTCAAG GGAGCTGTTGAGAGACTGAGTGGAAAGCTGGATGAGGTTTCTGAGGCGCAGATAGGCTTGCAGGAGAAGCTTGATACTTACCAGACGGACAAAACCATGCTTCTGGAGGAGCTAGAGCGGTCAGGGGCACTCTCTGAACAGGCCAG ACTGCGGTTGTGTGGGAGCTCCGTACAGGAGAACAATAACACCATTCCTCCAGAGGTGGGCCCCATGGTGCACCCCTATCTCAACTCACTACAACACATGCACAGGG AGGACTACAACTCAGACTCGTCCCTGACGGCCGCAGTATCCCGGAGCCTGAACCTGACCCAAGCCCTCGGGGAGAAATGCCTCAATCTTGACCTCTCAACGACCTCTAGCGACGATGAGGACAATAGCAGGCACTCACGATCCAGG AGTGGCAGTAGTCATAGAGCTGTCAGTCATCAAAGAAAAT TCCAGTATGAAGACAGTCCGGCACGGCCAAGCCAAAAGATTCCCCCTCATGAACAGTTCCTAGGAGAAG TGCGTCGTGAGGAGGCAGTACGGGACATGGTGGAAGTTGAGCGGGAATACTGCGGCCAGCTATGGGCCCTCATGGAGGACTTTATGAACCCGCTGCGGGATGAGACAATCATGGCCCGGCGGGAATTCTCCCTCCTTTTCCCACCGTACATTCCCCACCTGTATGAGCAGCACTGCATTATCCTGCGGAAACTGGAGGAGCGCGTGAAGAAGTGGAAACATGGAGGTGTCATTGGGGATGTGTTTGCCAAGTTCACAGAATCACAGGAT GGAGAAGGTCTGATGTTGTACAAGGACTTTATCAATGACTTCCCGACCATCATCAACACCATGAACAAATGGTTTGCTCATTCCCCACACTTCAGGGAACTCATGCAG AGCCAGTACCTAGCCAATGCCCCAGTGTTACAGCTGCTCCTGGCTCCCTTACAGCAGATACCCAAGTACTCATTACTGCTGAAG AGTCTATTAAAGGCGACTTCAGTTGACCATCCTGACCGCTACTATCTGGAGTCTTCCCTGGCCAGACTTAAACAGTTCCTGACCAGTATGAATGACGACCTGGAACAGGCCATGATGGCCATTAATGGCAATGGACAACATGTGAAAAG GGTCCATGAGGCGGGCATCTCTGCACGTTCCAAGTCTAGTGCCAGTAGTGGTGAGGTGAACCCGATGTCTCGAGACTCCGGCATTCACTCCAACGAAGAAGAGAGGGCCAAGTCACCGATGTCACCAAATTCCTCACGCAG ATACCTGCTGCAGATGTTACGTGAGAAGCGAGAACACAGAGCCCAGGAGGTTGGGGCTGGCACACCTCGGGGCAAGAAGACTGCGACCTACAGCAGCAACCCTGACCTGCCCGCCCAGCTCCAGTCCCTGCAGGATGGGCGAATGTCTCCTCACCTCGCCTCCCTGCCCCAGTCTCGAATGTTCTCCTCCCTCTCCAAGTTGCCCCTCCCCAGGGAAAACAGCACCAacagaaggtcaaggtcaagaaAACAGCCTGAACAGACTACCATTAACCCACACTATCTCAGACCTTTAACACCACAAGTGCTACAAAATTCCAAAAGTGCTCACAATTTTGACAGTTCTATGAAACGGGAGGAGTATGCAGAAAGGATGCGACAAAGGCCACAGTCTGCCATGGAGTTCTCATATAGGGGTCGTAACCATGGTGATGAGTACCTTGACCTGCTTGCCCACCAGGCAAGCCTGGCCATCTCCCCACCACACTCCAGCTCCAGTGACCGGTCTCGGCAGGAGTTACAAATGTCTCTACAAAAACTTCTTGCAGAAACTAATAATCTGCCAGATGACTACAGTGACCATGAACATGACTTAGCTGATGGGCATGTGTCTTATCATAAGCAATTCCTTGCAACAaagaataaaattcaaaaacataagCAAAATATGGCTAAAGAAGGTGTTGATATCATTCAAGATGATTTTGGTATCTATGgagatgatgatgaggatgataatGACATAGATGACACTCAGCAGGAAGTGAAACCAATGAAACTGTTGACTGACTCCCATAGACCTAAAATCATGGTTCCAAGATGGCGGCAGAATACCTCTCCCCAACCTCCAAGTTACAACCAGAGTGTAGCAGCAGCTGGTAGAAAGCCTGGCAATACAGAGGCAAACCTTGCTGCCTCACTTGCACAGAGTTTGTTTGATACTGGTCAACAACATTCAGATACCCTCCCTAAAGAAAAAAGAGGGCCTGACAGCCCAAGGAAGACAACTGTTGGAATGCACAATGCTAGCCATGAAAAGGGGAGCCTGAAGAGAAAAAGTAAAACTAGAACTGCAGATTCACCAAGGAGATCACCTGTAAGGCAAAGCCCTGTACCCTGTGACAGTACCAGTAAGTCGGTTGCTAAGAGTTTATCATTTGATACCGCCCCGAACAGACCATCAAATCTGccattgaaacaaaacaataatgcaAATGCTCAAAATCAACAGCAAAGTGCCAGTAGTACCGAACAATCTGACAATGATAAGCCAAAGAGAAATTCTGTTACAAAATTATCAGATGTGATTGCATATACTGCGGATTGTCTGGAAAAGAAAGAATTAGTTAATTTAGCAGATGCTGATTCCGACTCTGACAGTGAAGAGAAGCTTGAGAGAGTGTCTGATATTCCTGGTGGAAAACTGTCTGTATCAGATATATTGGCAAATCATAACATGAAGGTATCTTCTGTTGATGTTGGATCATCGGGAGAAATGACAGGTGATGAAATGGACAAAGGCACTGCCAGTGATAAACAAAGAGTAAATGGGAATAATAACTCAAAGAACAAAGCTGATACTGAcagtgttgtgttttatttccaaCATCGAGATCAAATCAATAAGGGTAACACAGAAAGCCATGAATCTCAGAGATCTCCAACATTCATTAATACAAGTATGGATAAAACTTCCACTCCAAAGactgaatataaacctttaccCACTAATAGTTTAAAAGATGGGTTCGgaaacttttcaaagaaagagACAGGTAGGCGAGTGAGAAGTGATGAAGCTAAACCTGAAGCTGTTATAAACCCTTCAGATAAAGACATGAGCCAACATACTAGTAGGATTTCATCTGTTGACAGTACATGTAGTGCTGAATCAGAAGCTAGTGAAAGTTCAACTAAAGAGAGGGTTTTAAAGGCTGTAGATCAGCTGAGGATGAGTTTTGAGAGAAAAAAGCAGCTGACTGAAGAGCGGCGACAGAGTCAGAGCCTGACACAACCTCGTGATCTAAGCAGCCCTACCTCACCCACCAGCACAGTTCCAATACAGAAACATTTCAACGACCTCAGTCTGAACAACAAAGGTGAGGAACAGAAGAGTCCAGTTATGAAATCATTCTCTACACCTGTCAGGCCTAGTGAGCATGAGAATGGTGTAGATCAGCTAGAACAGAAACATGGTATGTACTTTAAGAAAACTGGCCAAACTAAGCTAAAATATCAGTCAGAAACAGCCTCCGCCAGGCAGATTCAACACAAAATGGAACGGGCAGCCAGTCCAACGGGAAGAACCCCGAGCCCAATAAACCTTAACAGTCCATATGAGAAGTTTAAAACCCAGGTGGAAGCTTCAAACCTGGCTAAACCCAAACAGAAGAACTCTGGTCCACTGAGGAACTCCTTTGAGGGGTCTCTTATACCGAAACGTTCAAAGAGTCCTACCAGGTCTTCTGCGGAAAGGGAGAGACCTAAATCTTCAACAGATTTCTTGAGGCAGGAAAGTAAAGATGGACAAAATAAGAATTCCACAAAGGAAACTAAAATTCCTGTGTTAAAGAAAGCTTCAGGTGGTACCCTGTCAAAATCATCCGAGGATATTTCCAAACTAAAGAAGAAATCTGCCTTTAAGGACCAGCTGAAACATATATTTGGTCGAAAGAA GAAGAAATCGAAATTGTATAGCTGCAATGGGTACGACCCGGATGAGGAGTACAACAACCATGTAACCATAGCAACTGAGCCATCGTTCCAGCACACAGATGACGATGAGGGTTTTTTTCCTCTTAGAGCTGACCGTCGGGCGAACTCCGCCTCGCATATTCTCCAAAACTACCAGTTTGAAGAAAACGATCCTGTTAGTGCAGTGTGA
- the LOC128208303 gene encoding uncharacterized protein LOC128208303 isoform X9, whose amino-acid sequence MDPPGDLTDQLALVQQMVVEMKTGFTRAMEELSKIQYGDQTLQQQLADNTQQCHSEITSVSRTVQDLKGAVERLSGKLDEVSEAQIGLQEKLDTYQTDKTMLLEELERSGALSEQARLRLCGSSVQENNNTIPPEVGPMVHPYLNSLQHMHREDYNSDSSLTAAVSRSLNLTQALGEKCLNLDLSTTSSDDEDNSRHSRSRSGSSHRAVSHQRKFQYEDSPARPSQKIPPHEQFLGEVRREEAVRDMVEVEREYCGQLWALMEDFMNPLRDETIMARREFSLLFPPYIPHLYEQHCIILRKLEERVKKWKHGGVIGDVFAKFTESQDGEGLMLYKDFINDFPTIINTMNKWFAHSPHFRELMQSQYLANAPVLQLLLAPLQQIPKYSLLLKSLLKATSVDHPDRYYLESSLARLKQFLTSMNDDLEQAMMAINGNGQHVKRVHEAGISARSKSSASSGEVNPMSRDSGIHSNEEERAKSPMSPNSSRRYLLQMLREKREHRAQEVGAGTPRGKKTATYSSNPDLPAQLQSLQDGRMSPHLASLPQSRMFSSLSKLPLPRENSTNRRSRSRKQPEQTTINPHYLRPLTPQVLQNSKSAHNFDSSMKREEYAERMRQRPQSAMEFSYRGRNHGDEYLDLLAHQASLAISPPHSSSSDRSRQELQMSLQKLLAETNNLPDDYSDHEHDLADGHVSYHKQFLATKNKIQKHKQNMAKEGVDIIQDDFGIYGDDDEDDNDIDDTQQEVKPMKLLTDSHRPKIMVPRWRQNTSPQPPSYNQSVAAAGRKPGNTEANLAASLAQSLFDTGQQHSDTLPKEKRGPDSPRKTTVGMHNASHEKGSLKRKSKTRTADSPRRSPVRQSPVPCDSTSKSVAKSLSFDTAPNRPSNLPLKQNNNANAQNQQQSASSTEQSDNDKPKRNSVTKLSDVIAYTADCLEKKELVNLADADSDSDSEEKLERVSDIPGGKLSVSDILANHNMKVSSVDVGSSGEMTGDEMDKGTASDKQRVNGNNNSKNKADTDSVVFYFQHRDQINKGNTESHESQRSPTFINTSMDKTSTPKTEYKPLPTNSLKDGFGNFSKKETGRRVRSDEAKPEAVINPSDKDMSQHTSRISSVDSTCSAESEASESSTKERVLKAVDQLRMSFERKKQLTEERRQSQSLTQPRDLSSPTSPTSTVPIQKHFNDLSLNNKGEEQKSPVMKSFSTPVRPSEHENGVDQLEQKHGMYFKKTGQTKLKYQSETASARQIQHKMERAASPTGRTPSPINLNSPYEKFKTQVEASNLAKPKQKNSGPLRNSFEGSLIPKRSKSPTRSSAERERPKSSTDFLRQESKDGQNKNSTKETKIPVLKKASGGTLSKSSEDISKLKKKSAFKDQLKHIFGRKKKKSKLYSCNGYDPDEEYNNHVTIATEPSFQHTDDDEGFFPLRADRRANSASHILQNYQFEENDPVSAV is encoded by the exons ATGGATCCACCAGGAGACCTGACAGACCAGCTGGCTCTG GTTCAGCAGATGGTAGTTGAGATGAAGACAGGGTTCACACGTGCCATGGAGGAGCTGTCCAAGATACAGTACGGGGATCAGACTCTGCAACAGCAACTAGCCGACAACACCCAGCAGTGCCACTCCGAGATTACCTCTGTCAGTCGTACAGTTCAGGATCTCAAG GGAGCTGTTGAGAGACTGAGTGGAAAGCTGGATGAGGTTTCTGAGGCGCAGATAGGCTTGCAGGAGAAGCTTGATACTTACCAGACGGACAAAACCATGCTTCTGGAGGAGCTAGAGCGGTCAGGGGCACTCTCTGAACAGGCCAG ACTGCGGTTGTGTGGGAGCTCCGTACAGGAGAACAATAACACCATTCCTCCAGAGGTGGGCCCCATGGTGCACCCCTATCTCAACTCACTACAACACATGCACAGGG AGGACTACAACTCAGACTCGTCCCTGACGGCCGCAGTATCCCGGAGCCTGAACCTGACCCAAGCCCTCGGGGAGAAATGCCTCAATCTTGACCTCTCAACGACCTCTAGCGACGATGAGGACAATAGCAGGCACTCACGATCCAGG AGTGGCAGTAGTCATAGAGCTGTCAGTCATCAAAGAAAAT TCCAGTATGAAGACAGTCCGGCACGGCCAAGCCAAAAGATTCCCCCTCATGAACAGTTCCTAGGAGAAG TGCGTCGTGAGGAGGCAGTACGGGACATGGTGGAAGTTGAGCGGGAATACTGCGGCCAGCTATGGGCCCTCATGGAGGACTTTATGAACCCGCTGCGGGATGAGACAATCATGGCCCGGCGGGAATTCTCCCTCCTTTTCCCACCGTACATTCCCCACCTGTATGAGCAGCACTGCATTATCCTGCGGAAACTGGAGGAGCGCGTGAAGAAGTGGAAACATGGAGGTGTCATTGGGGATGTGTTTGCCAAGTTCACAGAATCACAGGAT GGAGAAGGTCTGATGTTGTACAAGGACTTTATCAATGACTTCCCGACCATCATCAACACCATGAACAAATGGTTTGCTCATTCCCCACACTTCAGGGAACTCATGCAG AGCCAGTACCTAGCCAATGCCCCAGTGTTACAGCTGCTCCTGGCTCCCTTACAGCAGATACCCAAGTACTCATTACTGCTGAAG AGTCTATTAAAGGCGACTTCAGTTGACCATCCTGACCGCTACTATCTGGAGTCTTCCCTGGCCAGACTTAAACAGTTCCTGACCAGTATGAATGACGACCTGGAACAGGCCATGATGGCCATTAATGGCAATGGACAACATGTGAAAAG GGTCCATGAGGCGGGCATCTCTGCACGTTCCAAGTCTAGTGCCAGTAGTGGTGAGGTGAACCCGATGTCTCGAGACTCCGGCATTCACTCCAACGAAGAAGAGAGGGCCAAGTCACCGATGTCACCAAATTCCTCACGCAG ATACCTGCTGCAGATGTTACGTGAGAAGCGAGAACACAGAGCCCAGGAGGTTGGGGCTGGCACACCTCGGGGCAAGAAGACTGCGACCTACAGCAGCAACCCTGACCTGCCCGCCCAGCTCCAGTCCCTGCAGGATGGGCGAATGTCTCCTCACCTCGCCTCCCTGCCCCAGTCTCGAATGTTCTCCTCCCTCTCCAAGTTGCCCCTCCCCAGGGAAAACAGCACCAacagaaggtcaaggtcaagaaAACAGCCTGAACAGACTACCATTAACCCACACTATCTCAGACCTTTAACACCACAAGTGCTACAAAATTCCAAAAGTGCTCACAATTTTGACAGTTCTATGAAACGGGAGGAGTATGCAGAAAGGATGCGACAAAGGCCACAGTCTGCCATGGAGTTCTCATATAGGGGTCGTAACCATGGTGATGAGTACCTTGACCTGCTTGCCCACCAGGCAAGCCTGGCCATCTCCCCACCACACTCCAGCTCCAGTGACCGGTCTCGGCAGGAGTTACAAATGTCTCTACAAAAACTTCTTGCAGAAACTAATAATCTGCCAGATGACTACAGTGACCATGAACATGACTTAGCTGATGGGCATGTGTCTTATCATAAGCAATTCCTTGCAACAaagaataaaattcaaaaacataagCAAAATATGGCTAAAGAAGGTGTTGATATCATTCAAGATGATTTTGGTATCTATGgagatgatgatgaggatgataatGACATAGATGACACTCAGCAGGAAGTGAAACCAATGAAACTGTTGACTGACTCCCATAGACCTAAAATCATGGTTCCAAGATGGCGGCAGAATACCTCTCCCCAACCTCCAAGTTACAACCAGAGTGTAGCAGCAGCTGGTAGAAAGCCTGGCAATACAGAGGCAAACCTTGCTGCCTCACTTGCACAGAGTTTGTTTGATACTGGTCAACAACATTCAGATACCCTCCCTAAAGAAAAAAGAGGGCCTGACAGCCCAAGGAAGACAACTGTTGGAATGCACAATGCTAGCCATGAAAAGGGGAGCCTGAAGAGAAAAAGTAAAACTAGAACTGCAGATTCACCAAGGAGATCACCTGTAAGGCAAAGCCCTGTACCCTGTGACAGTACCAGTAAGTCGGTTGCTAAGAGTTTATCATTTGATACCGCCCCGAACAGACCATCAAATCTGccattgaaacaaaacaataatgcaAATGCTCAAAATCAACAGCAAAGTGCCAGTAGTACCGAACAATCTGACAATGATAAGCCAAAGAGAAATTCTGTTACAAAATTATCAGATGTGATTGCATATACTGCGGATTGTCTGGAAAAGAAAGAATTAGTTAATTTAGCAGATGCTGATTCCGACTCTGACAGTGAAGAGAAGCTTGAGAGAGTGTCTGATATTCCTGGTGGAAAACTGTCTGTATCAGATATATTGGCAAATCATAACATGAAGGTATCTTCTGTTGATGTTGGATCATCGGGAGAAATGACAGGTGATGAAATGGACAAAGGCACTGCCAGTGATAAACAAAGAGTAAATGGGAATAATAACTCAAAGAACAAAGCTGATACTGAcagtgttgtgttttatttccaaCATCGAGATCAAATCAATAAGGGTAACACAGAAAGCCATGAATCTCAGAGATCTCCAACATTCATTAATACAAGTATGGATAAAACTTCCACTCCAAAGactgaatataaacctttaccCACTAATAGTTTAAAAGATGGGTTCGgaaacttttcaaagaaagagACAGGTAGGCGAGTGAGAAGTGATGAAGCTAAACCTGAAGCTGTTATAAACCCTTCAGATAAAGACATGAGCCAACATACTAGTAGGATTTCATCTGTTGACAGTACATGTAGTGCTGAATCAGAAGCTAGTGAAAGTTCAACTAAAGAGAGGGTTTTAAAGGCTGTAGATCAGCTGAGGATGAGTTTTGAGAGAAAAAAGCAGCTGACTGAAGAGCGGCGACAGAGTCAGAGCCTGACACAACCTCGTGATCTAAGCAGCCCTACCTCACCCACCAGCACAGTTCCAATACAGAAACATTTCAACGACCTCAGTCTGAACAACAAAGGTGAGGAACAGAAGAGTCCAGTTATGAAATCATTCTCTACACCTGTCAGGCCTAGTGAGCATGAGAATGGTGTAGATCAGCTAGAACAGAAACATGGTATGTACTTTAAGAAAACTGGCCAAACTAAGCTAAAATATCAGTCAGAAACAGCCTCCGCCAGGCAGATTCAACACAAAATGGAACGGGCAGCCAGTCCAACGGGAAGAACCCCGAGCCCAATAAACCTTAACAGTCCATATGAGAAGTTTAAAACCCAGGTGGAAGCTTCAAACCTGGCTAAACCCAAACAGAAGAACTCTGGTCCACTGAGGAACTCCTTTGAGGGGTCTCTTATACCGAAACGTTCAAAGAGTCCTACCAGGTCTTCTGCGGAAAGGGAGAGACCTAAATCTTCAACAGATTTCTTGAGGCAGGAAAGTAAAGATGGACAAAATAAGAATTCCACAAAGGAAACTAAAATTCCTGTGTTAAAGAAAGCTTCAGGTGGTACCCTGTCAAAATCATCCGAGGATATTTCCAAACTAAAGAAGAAATCTGCCTTTAAGGACCAGCTGAAACATATATTTGGTCGAAAGAA GAAGAAATCGAAATTGTATAGCTGCAATGGGTACGACCCGGATGAGGAGTACAACAACCATGTAACCATAGCAACTGAGCCATCGTTCCAGCACACAGATGACGATGAGGGTTTTTTTCCTCTTAGAGCTGACCGTCGGGCGAACTCCGCCTCGCATATTCTCCAAAACTACCAGTTTGAAGAAAACGATCCTGTTAGTGCAGTGTGA